One part of the Immundisolibacter sp. genome encodes these proteins:
- the orn gene encoding oligoribonuclease has product MPPKAGSLIWIDLEMTGLNTAWDGIIEIATVVTDADLNVIAEGPMLAIQQPEEMLAGMDEWNTRQHTKSGLVERVRNSTITLAEAERQTVDFLRRHVGRNESPMCGSSICQDRRFLARLMPELEAYFHYRNLDVSTLKELALRWAPEVAASFKKRSSHLALEDVHDSIRELRHYREHLLKV; this is encoded by the coding sequence ATGCCCCCGAAAGCCGGCTCCCTGATCTGGATAGACCTCGAAATGACCGGCCTGAATACGGCCTGGGACGGCATCATCGAGATCGCCACCGTGGTCACCGATGCGGACCTGAACGTCATCGCCGAGGGACCCATGCTGGCCATCCAGCAACCGGAGGAGATGCTGGCCGGCATGGACGAATGGAACACCCGCCAGCACACCAAAAGCGGCCTGGTCGAGCGGGTCCGCAACTCCACCATCACGCTGGCCGAGGCCGAGCGCCAGACGGTGGACTTCCTGCGCCGCCACGTGGGGCGCAACGAATCGCCCATGTGCGGCAGCAGCATCTGCCAGGACCGCCGCTTCCTGGCCCGGTTGATGCCCGAGCTGGAAGCCTATTTCCACTACCGGAATCTTGACGTCAGCACGCTGAAGGAACTGGCGCTGCGCTGGGCACCTGAGGTGGCCGCCTCATTCAAGAAGCGCTCCTCGCACCTGGCGCTGGAAGACGTCCACGACTCGATCCGCGAACTGCGCCACTACCGCGAGCATCTGCTGAAGGTATAG